A genomic region of Alicyclobacillus sp. SO9 contains the following coding sequences:
- a CDS encoding enoyl-CoA hydratase/isomerase family protein, with protein sequence MALEQAVTLSVAGPVATLTLQRPKQMNALNRQVLEELLRHVEMLKQTPEVRAVILRGEGKAFAAGADIKEMQDLTAVEAQSFSELGQTAFRGLEQLHCPTIALIQGYALGGGLELAMACDIRIAAKGAKFGQPEIGLGVITGFGGSQRLPRIVGQGRALSMLLTGDLVDTDEAFAIGLVTQVAEPDDLHERGEKLAQKLAKLAPKAVNWMKKAVYEGAEADLTQGLSMEAAWFGLAFGTEDQTEGMTAFVEKRKPEFRGK encoded by the coding sequence ATGGCTCTCGAACAAGCGGTTACTTTGTCGGTTGCGGGTCCCGTAGCAACCCTGACGTTGCAGCGTCCCAAGCAGATGAACGCACTCAACCGGCAGGTTTTAGAGGAACTTTTAAGACATGTGGAAATGTTAAAACAAACACCTGAAGTACGGGCTGTCATTCTTCGTGGAGAAGGAAAAGCTTTCGCTGCAGGTGCAGATATTAAGGAAATGCAGGACCTGACCGCAGTCGAGGCGCAGAGTTTCTCAGAGTTAGGGCAGACGGCTTTTCGGGGATTGGAACAACTTCACTGTCCGACCATCGCGCTCATTCAAGGTTATGCCCTTGGCGGCGGACTGGAACTAGCCATGGCTTGTGACATCCGAATTGCGGCGAAGGGGGCTAAGTTCGGACAACCGGAAATTGGGCTTGGCGTGATTACCGGGTTTGGCGGAAGTCAGCGTCTGCCCCGTATCGTCGGACAGGGCAGAGCCCTTTCCATGTTGCTGACAGGAGATCTGGTGGATACCGATGAAGCCTTTGCCATAGGTCTTGTGACACAGGTAGCTGAACCAGATGACTTGCATGAGAGGGGAGAAAAACTCGCTCAAAAACTGGCAAAGCTTGCTCCTAAGGCAGTGAATTGGATGAAGAAAGCCGTCTACGAAGGGGCTGAAGCAGACCTGACTCAAGGACTGTCAATGGAGGCTGCTTGGTTTGGCCTAGCCTTTGGTACAGAAGACCAGACTGAGGGTATGACGGCGTTTGTGGAGAAGCGGAAACCTGAGTTTAGGGGCAAATAA
- a CDS encoding heterodisulfide reductase-related iron-sulfur binding cluster, with product MWYVIQDILFVVLLGVAVWLFASAVLDRGKYVLAGAPDPSRTDRKGQRAWSFVTNVLFQRKVLAEPSGLGHFFIFWGFLVLVFGDLDFMVYNLTNWHFPWALSPVYLFIEEVLSLFVFAAIVVGLVRRYVFKPMRLSKSFEAGFILVLIMIIVLTYLFATGADMVLTHHNPGWASPVVSAIATWFGGLSTGALTAIKEVAFWLHVLSIFTFLYVIPRSKHSHMMGSMLNWYFRRLDSPGRLSKLDLEDESIEEFGVGRIEQFTWKQLLDGFACTECGRCHINCPATLSGKPLSPKYLILKMKHAAVDQGPGMLAQMAAGAEEMAEPATEPLFNNVFSEEEVWACTTCRACEEACPVANEHVSDIIDLRRYLVLTEGKASPDVNKVFSNLERQSNEWGVSRKERAVWAKDLPVQTMAEVDGKAEYLFFVGTAASFDQRNQKIAQAFAKILLAAGVDFAILGEEEESDGDSARRLGNEFLYQEFAQANADLFNEYGVKKIITTDPHAFNTIKNEYPDFGFEAEEVLHSTQFAAKLIQEGKLKPEKTISETITYHDSCYLGRYNDIYDAPRYILESIPGIKLVEMERSRNKSMCCGAGGGGMFKEETGTRINVMRTEQAMETGASVIGTACPYCMTMMIDGTKAKGEEENISTYDVIELLAMSIDK from the coding sequence ATGTGGTATGTCATCCAGGATATTCTTTTCGTTGTGTTGCTGGGTGTGGCTGTGTGGCTGTTTGCATCGGCCGTTCTTGACAGAGGAAAATACGTACTGGCCGGCGCCCCTGATCCAAGTCGAACTGACCGCAAGGGACAGCGGGCCTGGAGTTTTGTGACGAACGTCTTATTTCAACGCAAGGTGTTGGCAGAACCGTCAGGGCTGGGACACTTCTTTATTTTTTGGGGCTTTCTTGTTCTGGTTTTCGGCGATCTCGATTTTATGGTCTACAACTTGACCAACTGGCACTTCCCCTGGGCATTGTCCCCAGTCTATCTGTTTATAGAGGAAGTTCTGTCCCTATTCGTCTTTGCGGCCATTGTTGTAGGGCTGGTTCGCAGATACGTGTTTAAGCCCATGCGCCTGTCGAAATCCTTTGAGGCAGGCTTTATTTTGGTTTTGATTATGATTATTGTACTGACTTATCTGTTTGCAACAGGTGCAGATATGGTTTTGACACACCATAATCCAGGCTGGGCTTCACCGGTTGTCAGTGCCATTGCCACCTGGTTTGGCGGACTGTCCACAGGAGCCTTAACAGCGATTAAGGAAGTTGCATTTTGGTTGCACGTATTAAGCATCTTTACCTTTCTCTATGTAATTCCGCGTTCCAAGCATTCACATATGATGGGTTCCATGTTGAACTGGTACTTTCGCCGTCTCGATTCACCAGGGCGCTTATCCAAACTGGATTTGGAAGATGAGAGTATTGAGGAGTTTGGAGTGGGCCGGATTGAACAGTTTACATGGAAGCAGCTTTTAGACGGTTTTGCTTGTACAGAGTGCGGACGCTGTCACATTAACTGTCCGGCGACACTCAGCGGCAAGCCGCTTTCACCAAAATACCTGATTCTTAAAATGAAACACGCGGCAGTAGACCAAGGACCCGGGATGTTAGCACAAATGGCAGCTGGTGCTGAGGAGATGGCAGAACCTGCTACAGAACCGCTGTTTAACAATGTTTTTAGTGAAGAGGAGGTCTGGGCCTGTACAACTTGCCGAGCTTGTGAAGAGGCTTGTCCGGTTGCCAATGAACATGTTTCTGACATCATTGACCTGCGCCGCTACCTGGTTCTAACCGAAGGCAAAGCATCCCCTGACGTAAACAAGGTCTTTTCAAACTTGGAACGGCAGTCCAACGAATGGGGCGTCAGCCGCAAGGAGCGTGCGGTTTGGGCAAAAGACCTACCCGTCCAGACAATGGCAGAAGTCGACGGTAAAGCAGAGTACCTGTTCTTCGTAGGCACAGCGGCTTCCTTTGACCAACGTAATCAAAAAATTGCTCAGGCCTTCGCTAAGATTCTGTTGGCGGCGGGCGTTGACTTCGCTATCTTGGGAGAAGAAGAAGAGAGTGACGGAGACTCTGCTCGAAGACTGGGGAACGAATTTTTGTATCAGGAATTCGCACAGGCGAATGCCGATTTGTTTAACGAATACGGAGTTAAAAAGATTATTACTACAGACCCTCATGCCTTCAACACCATTAAGAATGAATATCCAGACTTCGGATTCGAAGCTGAAGAAGTTTTGCACAGCACACAATTTGCAGCGAAACTGATTCAGGAAGGAAAGCTGAAGCCAGAGAAAACGATTAGTGAAACCATTACTTATCATGATTCCTGCTATTTGGGCAGGTATAATGATATATACGACGCACCCCGCTACATTCTTGAGTCCATTCCAGGTATCAAGCTTGTAGAAATGGAACGAAGCCGCAACAAGAGCATGTGCTGTGGTGCAGGCGGCGGAGGAATGTTCAAGGAAGAGACAGGAACCCGCATTAATGTCATGCGGACAGAGCAGGCCATGGAAACTGGCGCCAGCGTAATTGGCACAGCATGTCCCTACTGCATGACAATGATGATTGACGGTACAAAGGCTAAGGGAGAAGAAGAGAACATCAGTACCTATGATGTCATTGAACTATTGGCAATGTCTATTGATAAGTAG
- a CDS encoding acyl-CoA dehydrogenase, with protein sequence MDFERTLEQRQMREMVRDFAREQILPRAAEIDATDEFPRDLVRQMGELGVMGLPIPEEYGGVGADFLTYINTIEEISYASAALGVILAVHTSVGTFPILYFGSEEQKQKYVPKLASGEFLGAFALTEPNAGSDASSISTKAVLDGDHYVLNGSKVFITNAGEADVYCVFAVTQPARGNRGITAFLVERDTPGFRVGKKESKMGLNGSATCELLFEDAKVPVANRLGEEGQGFSIAMRLLDGGRIGIAAQALGIARAGLDAANEYVRNRKQFGNELIQFQGVQFMLADMATKVEAAQWLVYHAAILRGENKNCTKEASMAKVFASDTAMQVTTDAVQLHGGYGYIKDFHVERLMRDAKVTQIYEGTNQIQRIVIARQLNN encoded by the coding sequence ATGGATTTTGAACGCACTTTGGAACAGCGGCAGATGCGGGAAATGGTTCGTGACTTTGCCCGTGAGCAAATCCTGCCGCGAGCTGCAGAAATTGATGCCACAGACGAGTTTCCTCGCGATCTCGTTCGTCAAATGGGTGAGTTGGGTGTTATGGGGCTTCCGATACCAGAAGAGTACGGGGGCGTAGGTGCCGATTTTTTGACTTACATCAATACAATTGAAGAGATTTCCTATGCGTCGGCCGCACTGGGTGTCATTTTAGCTGTTCACACCTCTGTGGGTACGTTTCCAATACTCTACTTTGGGTCGGAGGAACAGAAACAAAAGTATGTTCCTAAACTTGCCAGCGGTGAGTTCTTGGGAGCATTTGCACTGACAGAGCCGAACGCAGGCTCTGATGCCAGTTCCATCAGCACAAAGGCTGTGCTAGACGGAGACCACTATGTGCTGAACGGAAGTAAAGTTTTTATCACCAATGCTGGCGAAGCAGATGTCTACTGCGTTTTTGCGGTGACACAGCCCGCTCGGGGAAACCGAGGGATTACTGCGTTTCTGGTCGAACGCGATACACCGGGATTCAGAGTTGGTAAGAAAGAGTCTAAGATGGGGTTAAACGGATCGGCCACTTGTGAACTGCTGTTTGAAGACGCAAAAGTACCTGTCGCAAACCGTTTAGGTGAAGAGGGACAGGGATTTTCCATTGCAATGAGGCTGCTTGACGGCGGTCGAATTGGCATTGCTGCTCAGGCTCTGGGGATTGCGAGAGCCGGTCTTGACGCAGCCAACGAATATGTGCGTAATCGAAAGCAATTTGGCAACGAACTCATTCAGTTTCAAGGTGTACAATTTATGCTGGCAGATATGGCGACAAAAGTGGAGGCAGCACAGTGGCTGGTCTATCATGCGGCCATACTGCGAGGAGAAAACAAGAACTGCACGAAGGAAGCCTCGATGGCAAAGGTGTTCGCTTCAGACACGGCCATGCAGGTAACCACCGATGCTGTTCAACTGCACGGCGGGTACGGTTATATTAAGGATTTCCACGTTGAACGGCTGATGAGGGATGCAAAAGTCACACAGATTTATGAAGGAACCAATCAGATTCAGCGAATTGTCATCGCAAGACAATTGAACAACTAG
- a CDS encoding 3-hydroxybutyryl-CoA dehydrogenase produces the protein MSDIKKMLVVGSGQMGSGIAQVAAQAGLTVVLNDINEELTERGLKTITKNLTRDVEKGRKTEQEKADVLSRITLSTSLDDSRDVDLAVEAATENMEIKVKIFEQLDAIAPAHAILASNTSSLPITEIAAVTKRPTQVIGMHFMNPVPVMKLVEVIRGLATADDTYQAVHDLAVKMGKTAVEVNDFPGFISNRILLPMINEAIYCVYEGVAEPEAIDEVMKLGMNHPMGPLTLADFIGLDTCLAIMEVLYEGFGDSKYRPCPLLRKYVKAGWLGKKSGRGFYVYE, from the coding sequence ATGAGCGATATTAAGAAAATGTTGGTAGTTGGATCAGGCCAAATGGGCAGCGGAATTGCTCAAGTGGCGGCGCAAGCCGGATTGACTGTGGTGCTGAATGACATAAACGAAGAATTGACTGAACGCGGGTTGAAAACAATCACGAAGAATCTCACGCGGGATGTTGAAAAGGGACGCAAGACAGAGCAGGAAAAAGCAGACGTTTTGTCGCGCATTACACTGTCTACTTCCCTCGACGACAGTCGAGACGTCGATTTGGCGGTTGAAGCTGCAACTGAGAACATGGAAATCAAAGTGAAGATCTTTGAACAGTTGGATGCGATTGCGCCAGCCCACGCTATTTTGGCGTCTAACACATCGTCTCTTCCCATAACAGAAATTGCAGCAGTAACAAAGCGCCCGACTCAAGTCATCGGCATGCACTTCATGAATCCTGTTCCAGTCATGAAGCTGGTGGAGGTGATTCGCGGCTTGGCGACGGCGGATGACACGTATCAAGCAGTTCATGACTTGGCTGTAAAAATGGGAAAAACCGCTGTGGAAGTGAATGATTTTCCCGGCTTTATTTCAAACCGCATTTTGCTTCCAATGATTAATGAGGCGATTTACTGTGTCTATGAAGGTGTAGCAGAGCCTGAAGCCATTGATGAAGTTATGAAACTTGGGATGAACCATCCCATGGGGCCGCTGACTTTGGCAGATTTCATCGGACTCGACACGTGTCTCGCCATCATGGAAGTGCTGTATGAGGGATTTGGCGACTCCAAATACCGGCCTTGTCCCTTGCTTCGCAAGTATGTTAAAGCGGGATGGCTCGGCAAAAAATCTGGCCGAGGGTTCTACGTTTACGAATAA
- a CDS encoding acetyl-CoA C-acetyltransferase, which produces MTRSVIVSAARTPFGRFGGALAPKKAVELGGLVIQEAMSRAKVNAEEVNQVIMGMVLQGGQGQIPSRQAARLAGLPWETPSLTINKVCASGLRAVTLADALIRAGDVQTAVAGGMESMSNAPYILQGARWGQRMGDGSVIDLMIHDGLQCAFHNVHMAVLGSRVAGEYGISREEQDRFSLRSHQRALAAIDSGRMREEIVPVEVQKKKETVVVDTDEAPRRDTSLEKLAALSPVFTKDGSVTAGNAPGVNDGAGALVVMSEEYARATHRDVMAYILGYSEVAAEAAYIATTPGLAIQKLLDKTGKKLSDIDLFEVNEAFAAVALTAGKMLNWDEEKVNVNGGAVALGHPIGASGARILSTLIYELRRRGGGLGIAAICSGAAQGDAVLVEVPKA; this is translated from the coding sequence GTGACACGTTCTGTAATTGTCAGTGCAGCTCGTACACCGTTTGGACGCTTTGGCGGCGCTCTTGCTCCGAAAAAAGCAGTCGAACTCGGCGGATTGGTGATTCAGGAAGCCATGTCCCGGGCTAAAGTGAACGCAGAAGAGGTAAACCAGGTGATTATGGGCATGGTTCTGCAAGGCGGGCAAGGGCAGATTCCTTCACGCCAAGCCGCCAGACTGGCAGGATTGCCTTGGGAGACACCAAGTCTCACGATTAATAAGGTCTGCGCCTCAGGTTTGCGGGCGGTTACATTGGCGGATGCCTTGATTCGAGCAGGCGATGTACAAACAGCAGTTGCAGGTGGAATGGAGAGTATGTCCAATGCTCCCTATATCCTACAAGGAGCGCGATGGGGGCAGCGGATGGGTGACGGGTCAGTCATTGATTTAATGATTCATGACGGCCTCCAGTGTGCTTTTCACAATGTTCACATGGCTGTACTAGGAAGCAGAGTTGCAGGTGAATACGGCATTAGCCGGGAGGAACAAGACAGGTTTTCTCTTCGCAGTCATCAGCGCGCGCTTGCTGCAATTGACTCGGGCAGGATGCGCGAGGAGATTGTACCGGTAGAGGTGCAAAAGAAGAAAGAGACTGTTGTCGTGGATACGGACGAAGCGCCGAGAAGAGACACTTCTTTAGAGAAGCTGGCAGCGCTTTCACCTGTGTTCACAAAAGACGGAAGTGTTACAGCCGGGAACGCTCCGGGAGTCAATGACGGGGCAGGCGCATTGGTGGTGATGTCGGAGGAGTATGCCAGGGCAACTCATCGTGATGTTATGGCCTACATTCTCGGCTATTCAGAGGTAGCTGCAGAGGCCGCGTATATTGCAACAACACCCGGATTAGCTATCCAAAAACTCTTGGATAAAACCGGCAAAAAGCTGAGTGACATCGACTTGTTTGAAGTCAACGAAGCGTTCGCAGCCGTAGCACTTACTGCTGGAAAGATGTTGAACTGGGATGAGGAAAAGGTGAATGTGAATGGTGGTGCAGTAGCCTTGGGACATCCTATCGGTGCAAGCGGGGCACGTATTCTCAGCACTCTGATTTATGAACTTCGGCGCCGCGGCGGCGGATTGGGAATCGCCGCAATCTGCAGTGGAGCAGCACAAGGTGACGCTGTTTTGGTTGAGGTTCCGAAAGCCTAA